A DNA window from Rossellomorea marisflavi contains the following coding sequences:
- a CDS encoding SDR family NAD(P)-dependent oxidoreductase, giving the protein MNQTALITGASSGIGKEFATQLAAKGMDVILVARSTGKLQELATELQTQWNVNATVITADLSKEYGAKDVYKQTQELGLTVDYLVNNAGFATSGEFLSNPHETDHNQVMVNVAAVVDMTHLYLKDMVAKGSGTIINLASVVSFQPVPYMAVYGATKAFVLSFTESLWEEYRKKGIKVLALCPGATATSFFETAGDVSFGKMRTAEQVVQSAFHALAKGNSFVVDGKSNYATTQMGRFLPRKVLTRLVAGIMKK; this is encoded by the coding sequence ATGAACCAAACCGCATTGATCACAGGAGCCTCATCCGGCATCGGGAAAGAGTTTGCCACGCAGCTCGCAGCGAAAGGAATGGACGTCATCCTCGTCGCCCGCTCGACGGGGAAATTGCAGGAGCTCGCAACGGAACTGCAAACACAATGGAACGTGAACGCTACGGTCATCACGGCCGACCTCAGCAAGGAGTACGGGGCGAAGGACGTCTATAAGCAAACGCAGGAGCTCGGGCTCACCGTCGATTACCTGGTGAACAATGCCGGCTTCGCCACAAGCGGTGAATTCCTCTCCAACCCCCATGAGACCGATCACAACCAGGTCATGGTGAACGTGGCTGCGGTGGTGGATATGACGCATCTGTACCTGAAGGACATGGTGGCAAAAGGCTCGGGCACCATCATTAACCTCGCCTCCGTCGTCTCATTCCAGCCCGTCCCCTACATGGCCGTGTACGGCGCAACCAAAGCCTTCGTCCTCTCCTTTACTGAATCCCTCTGGGAAGAATACCGGAAGAAGGGCATCAAGGTACTTGCTCTCTGCCCGGGGGCAACAGCAACCTCATTCTTTGAAACGGCCGGAGATGTCTCCTTCGGGAAAATGCGGACTGCAGAACAAGTCGTCCAATCCGCCTTCCACGCCCTGGCGAAAGGAAACAGCTTCGTCGTTGATGGGAAGTCGAACTATGCGACCACACAAATGGGGCGATTCTTGCCGCGGAAAGTGTTGACGCGTTTGGTGGCGGGGATTATGAAGAAATAG
- a CDS encoding L-dopachrome tautomerase-related protein: protein MKPFLPSEKYFGELELVHSFYGAMPTGVTVSETGRIFVCFPKWGDDVKFTVGEIVENTLQPYPDVQTNVENYEDITMTFISVQSVVADGRGTLWVLDTAAPNFSEPIKGGAKLVAVDLETNTIRKVYTFSKDVVLATTYLNDVRFDFRVGKAGYAYITDSSSKGPGAIIVVDLSTGHAFRRLNGANSTSPDPYFLPKVEGRILMNRNKDGSTSQFTLASDSLAISHDGKTVYFAPLTSRHLFSISTEALRDKTIPDTDLPYHVEYWGEKGASDGMITDAKGAVYAGDYENNSIRKIWPNGTMETIAHDPRILWPDTFSIGPDRYLYVIVNQLHRQARFHYGNDLREKPYSLLRMKIDELPASTYTL, encoded by the coding sequence ATGAAGCCTTTCTTACCTAGTGAAAAATATTTCGGTGAATTAGAATTAGTTCATTCATTTTATGGAGCTATGCCCACAGGAGTTACTGTTTCTGAAACGGGTCGTATTTTCGTTTGTTTTCCGAAGTGGGGAGACGATGTCAAGTTTACTGTGGGGGAAATTGTTGAGAATACCTTACAGCCTTATCCTGATGTACAAACGAATGTGGAGAACTACGAGGATATCACCATGACGTTCATCAGTGTCCAAAGTGTAGTTGCCGATGGAAGGGGAACGCTATGGGTATTGGATACAGCGGCACCCAATTTTTCCGAACCGATTAAAGGTGGAGCGAAATTAGTCGCTGTTGATTTAGAAACCAATACAATCAGAAAGGTTTATACCTTTTCGAAAGATGTTGTCCTGGCCACAACGTATCTGAATGATGTGCGATTTGATTTCCGTGTAGGGAAAGCGGGTTATGCATATATCACGGATTCATCATCGAAAGGACCAGGAGCTATTATCGTTGTGGATTTATCAACTGGACACGCATTCAGGCGGTTAAATGGGGCAAACTCAACATCACCCGATCCCTATTTTTTACCGAAGGTTGAAGGTCGGATTTTAATGAATCGAAACAAAGATGGATCCACTTCCCAATTTACATTAGCTTCTGATAGTCTCGCGATTTCTCACGATGGGAAGACAGTATATTTTGCTCCACTAACCAGCCGTCACTTGTTCTCGATCTCAACAGAGGCCCTTAGAGACAAAACGATCCCGGACACGGATCTACCTTATCATGTGGAGTATTGGGGAGAAAAAGGTGCATCGGATGGCATGATTACAGATGCAAAAGGGGCGGTTTATGCTGGAGATTATGAAAACAATAGTATACGAAAGATATGGCCGAATGGCACAATGGAAACCATTGCACATGATCCGAGAATCTTATGGCCGGATACTTTTTCGATTGGTCCGGATCGATACCTATATGTCATTGTAAATCAATTACATCGGCAGGCAAGGTTTCATTATGGAAATGACCTGCGAGAGAAACCGTATAGTTTACTTCGTATGAAAATTGATGAGCTTCCTGCTTCCACATACACGCTATAA